One stretch of Streptomyces sp. NBC_00443 DNA includes these proteins:
- a CDS encoding DedA family protein, translated as MIIAAASEAPVGGVAGWAADLMEKLGGPGAGLAIALENLFPPLPSEVILPLAGFTASQGRMDVVGAVAWTTAGSVVGALALYLLGALLGRDRLIAVAARLPLVKAADVERTEAWFLRHGTKAVFFGRFVPIFRSLISIPAGVERMRLPVFLALTTAGSLIWNTAFIAAGYALGARWHEVTDLVGLYSKAILVIVAVAALAFVGVRLLRAGRGQRRRPVGSGSERRR; from the coding sequence ATGATCATTGCTGCTGCGTCCGAGGCGCCCGTCGGTGGAGTCGCCGGCTGGGCCGCCGACCTGATGGAGAAGCTGGGCGGCCCCGGCGCCGGCCTGGCCATCGCCCTGGAGAACCTCTTCCCACCGCTGCCGAGCGAGGTGATCCTGCCGTTGGCGGGGTTCACGGCGAGCCAGGGCCGGATGGACGTCGTCGGGGCCGTTGCCTGGACGACGGCCGGTTCGGTGGTGGGCGCACTGGCCCTGTACCTGCTGGGCGCGCTCCTGGGTCGGGACCGGCTGATCGCCGTGGCGGCGCGGCTGCCACTGGTGAAGGCCGCGGACGTGGAACGGACCGAGGCCTGGTTCCTCCGGCACGGCACCAAGGCCGTGTTCTTCGGCCGCTTCGTGCCGATCTTCCGCAGCCTGATCTCGATACCGGCGGGAGTCGAACGCATGCGGCTCCCCGTGTTCCTCGCCCTCACCACGGCGGGCAGCCTCATCTGGAACACCGCCTTCATCGCCGCCGGCTACGCCCTCGGCGCCCGCTGGCACGAGGTCACCGACCTGGTCGGCCTCTACTCCAAGGCGATCCTGGTGATCGTGGCCGTGGCGGCCCTGGCGTTCGTGGGCGTACGGCTGCTGCGGGCAGGACGCGGGCAACGGCGGCGTCCGGTCGGGTCCGGTTCCGAGCGGCGCCGCTAG
- a CDS encoding acyl-CoA dehydrogenase family protein, whose product MRRTVFNEDHEAFRETIRAFIEAEVVPVYDEWFAAGQAPRDFYYKLAELGVFGIRVDEEYGGAGIDSYKFEAVMYEETSRAGVQFGGSGVHVLLGLPYIKMLASDEQKKRFLPKFVSGEEMWALAMTEPGTGSDLAGMKTTAKLSEDGTHYVLNGAKTFITGGVHADRVIVCARTDAPSAEDRRHGISLFAVDTKAEGYSVGRKLDKLGLKTSDTAELAFVDVKVPVEDLLGEENKGFYYLGHNLASERWGIAFGAYAQAKAAVRFAKQYVQERTVFGKTVASFQNTKFELAACQAEVDAAEAVADRTLEALDAGELTPAEAASAKLFCTEVAHRVIDRCLQLHGGYGFMNEYPIARLYADNRVNRIYGGTSEIMKSIIAKDMGL is encoded by the coding sequence GTGCGCCGTACGGTGTTCAACGAGGATCACGAGGCGTTCCGGGAGACCATCCGCGCCTTCATCGAGGCCGAGGTCGTCCCGGTCTACGACGAGTGGTTCGCGGCGGGCCAGGCGCCCCGCGACTTCTACTACAAGCTCGCCGAGCTCGGCGTCTTCGGCATCCGCGTCGACGAGGAGTACGGCGGCGCCGGCATCGACTCGTACAAGTTCGAGGCCGTGATGTACGAGGAGACGTCCCGCGCGGGCGTCCAGTTCGGCGGCTCCGGCGTGCACGTGCTGCTCGGCCTGCCGTACATCAAGATGCTCGCCAGCGACGAGCAGAAGAAGCGGTTCCTGCCGAAGTTCGTCTCCGGTGAGGAGATGTGGGCGCTGGCGATGACCGAGCCGGGCACCGGCTCCGACCTCGCGGGCATGAAGACCACCGCCAAGCTGAGCGAGGACGGCACGCACTACGTCCTCAACGGCGCCAAGACCTTCATCACCGGCGGCGTCCACGCCGACCGCGTGATCGTCTGCGCCCGCACCGACGCGCCCAGCGCCGAGGACCGCCGCCACGGCATCTCGCTGTTCGCCGTGGACACCAAGGCCGAGGGCTACTCCGTCGGTCGCAAGCTGGACAAGCTCGGCCTGAAGACCTCCGACACCGCCGAGCTGGCGTTCGTCGACGTGAAGGTCCCGGTCGAGGACCTCCTCGGTGAGGAGAACAAGGGCTTCTACTACCTCGGCCACAACCTCGCCTCCGAGCGCTGGGGCATCGCCTTCGGCGCCTACGCGCAGGCCAAGGCGGCCGTCCGGTTCGCCAAGCAGTACGTGCAGGAGCGCACCGTCTTCGGCAAGACCGTCGCGTCCTTCCAGAACACCAAGTTCGAGCTGGCCGCCTGCCAGGCAGAGGTCGACGCCGCCGAGGCGGTCGCCGACCGCACGCTGGAGGCCCTGGACGCCGGCGAGCTGACGCCCGCCGAGGCCGCCTCCGCGAAGCTCTTCTGCACCGAGGTCGCGCACCGCGTGATCGACCGCTGCCTCCAGCTGCACGGCGGCTACGGCTTCATGAACGAGTACCCGATCGCCCGCCTGTACGCGGACAACCGCGTCAACCGGATCTACGGCGGCACCAGCGAGATCATGAAGTCGATCATCGCGAAGGACATGGGCCTGTAG
- a CDS encoding acyl-CoA thioesterase, translating to MNQALQGLLDLLDLEQIEEDIFRGQSRSAVVPRVFGGQVAAQALVAAGRTVPEDRHAHSLHAYFLRAGDPGVPIVYNVDRMRDGRSFTTRRVVAVQHGKPIFALSASFQLYEEGMDHQAPMPPSPDPVTLPTSEERLRDYGHLDPAVVEKFLEAREAVDLRYVDEPPYGRFGEPREPHSQVWFRTNGKLADDPLLHVVLATYVSDMTLLDSVLLAHGRGGWAVGDVVGASLDHAMWFHRPFRADEWLLYDQESPSAHGGRGLGQARIYTQDGQLAVSVIQEGVVRIPR from the coding sequence ATGAACCAGGCACTACAGGGACTCCTCGATCTGCTCGACCTGGAGCAGATCGAGGAGGACATATTCCGCGGCCAGTCCCGGTCCGCCGTCGTCCCGCGCGTGTTCGGCGGGCAGGTCGCGGCCCAGGCGCTCGTCGCTGCCGGGCGCACGGTCCCCGAGGACCGCCACGCCCACTCGCTCCACGCGTACTTCCTGCGCGCCGGGGACCCGGGCGTGCCCATCGTCTACAACGTCGACCGCATGCGTGACGGGCGTTCCTTCACCACCCGCCGGGTGGTCGCGGTGCAGCACGGCAAGCCGATCTTCGCCCTGTCGGCCTCCTTCCAGCTGTACGAGGAGGGGATGGACCACCAGGCCCCCATGCCTCCCTCACCCGATCCGGTGACGCTGCCCACCTCCGAGGAGCGGCTGCGGGACTACGGCCACCTCGATCCGGCGGTGGTGGAGAAGTTCCTGGAGGCACGCGAGGCGGTCGACCTGCGCTATGTCGACGAGCCGCCGTACGGCAGGTTCGGCGAGCCCCGCGAACCGCACTCCCAGGTGTGGTTCCGCACCAACGGCAAGCTGGCCGACGACCCCCTCCTGCACGTCGTACTCGCCACCTACGTCTCCGACATGACCCTCCTCGACTCCGTGCTGCTCGCGCACGGGCGGGGCGGCTGGGCGGTCGGCGACGTGGTCGGCGCCTCGCTGGACCACGCGATGTGGTTCCACCGTCCCTTCCGTGCGGACGAGTGGCTGCTGTACGACCAGGAGTCACCGTCGGCGCACGGCGGACGCGGCCTCGGGCAGGCCCGCATCTACACCCAGGACGGTCAGTTGGCGGTGTCGGTGATCCAGGAGGGCGTGGTCCGCATCCCGCGGTGA
- a CDS encoding GNAT family N-acetyltransferase — MLLRNVTPDDVDAYVRMRCDPIMMADLGGPLPREGIRDKVLRDAREAAADLAWIKMIVPAPDAPDVVAGGVTLWSYDTDDGPVSEIGWMVLPEFQGRGLGKRAARALLEQARDENRWGVVHAFPATGNTASNGICRSLGFRLLGEREVTFADRILHSNHWAVDPRVDLA; from the coding sequence GTGCTGTTGCGCAACGTCACACCGGACGACGTCGACGCCTACGTCCGTATGCGCTGCGATCCCATCATGATGGCGGACCTCGGCGGACCCCTTCCGCGCGAGGGCATACGGGACAAGGTCCTGCGGGACGCCCGGGAGGCGGCGGCGGACCTCGCCTGGATCAAGATGATCGTGCCGGCGCCGGACGCGCCCGACGTGGTGGCGGGGGGCGTGACCCTCTGGTCGTACGACACGGACGACGGGCCCGTCTCCGAGATCGGCTGGATGGTCCTGCCGGAGTTCCAGGGCCGGGGGCTGGGCAAGCGCGCCGCCCGGGCCCTGCTCGAACAGGCTCGGGACGAGAACCGCTGGGGTGTCGTGCACGCCTTCCCGGCCACGGGTAACACAGCCTCGAACGGCATCTGCCGCTCGCTCGGCTTCCGGTTGCTCGGCGAACGCGAGGTGACGTTCGCCGACCGGATCCTGCACAGCAACCACTGGGCCGTCGACCCTCGCGTCGATCTGGCCTGA
- a CDS encoding phosphatase, which yields MPIPGTLSRAELVDHLVRTRIAGDVATPRENNLSHYRKLANGDRHYWLGLELGDRWTDEQDVLAVMAERVGVNDDAEHRHGQDTIDPELTVAALERMAARLRKAADGGQRVLFATGHPGGLLDVHRATADALRTAGCEIVVIPDGLQTDEGYVMQFADVAVLEHGATLWHTHSGEPMKAILRGLEREGRPLPDLVVADHGWAGYAGQHGLDSMGYADCNDPALFLAEAEGTVQVVVPLDDHVVSPRHYDPMTAFLLAEAGLG from the coding sequence ATGCCGATACCCGGGACACTCAGCCGCGCCGAGCTTGTCGACCACCTCGTCAGAACCCGTATCGCGGGCGATGTCGCCACTCCCCGCGAGAACAACCTCTCCCACTACCGCAAGCTGGCGAACGGCGACCGCCACTACTGGCTCGGCCTGGAGCTCGGCGACCGCTGGACCGACGAGCAGGACGTGCTCGCGGTGATGGCGGAGCGCGTCGGCGTGAACGACGACGCGGAGCACCGCCACGGCCAGGACACCATCGACCCCGAGCTGACGGTGGCCGCGCTGGAGCGGATGGCGGCCCGGCTGCGCAAGGCGGCGGACGGCGGTCAGCGGGTCCTGTTCGCGACCGGTCACCCGGGCGGCCTGCTGGACGTCCACCGCGCGACGGCGGATGCCCTGCGCACGGCGGGCTGCGAGATCGTCGTGATCCCGGACGGCCTGCAGACCGACGAGGGTTACGTCATGCAGTTCGCGGACGTCGCGGTCCTGGAACACGGCGCCACCCTCTGGCACACCCACTCCGGCGAGCCGATGAAGGCCATCCTCAGGGGACTCGAGCGCGAGGGCCGTCCGCTGCCGGACCTGGTCGTCGCCGACCACGGCTGGGCAGGCTACGCCGGACAGCACGGGCTGGACTCCATGGGCTACGCGGACTGCAACGACCCGGCGCTGTTCCTCGCGGAGGCGGAGGGGACGGTTCAGGTGGTGGTACCGCTGGACGACCATGTGGTGAGCCCGCGCCACTACGACCCGATGACGGCGTTCCTGCTGGCGGAGGCGGGGCTCGGCTAG